From the Yoonia rosea genome, the window GATTGCCGCCGAAATCGACCGCCGTGATCTGCGCGGCAAGACGTTCAAGCGCACGCCCGGGATCGCACTGGTCCGGATGCAACGTGCCGATCTTGATGTGGAATATGGCGGGACCAGCTGGCTGGGGGGGCTCCCGACCTTGGGGGATACGCCGTGGCCACGGGATGAATTCGGCCGCGCGATGCACCATCTGGCGCAAATTGACCTTGATACTGTTCCTGATCCGCTCTTGCCAGCTGGCATGCCACAAAACGGCGCGCTGTCGTTCTTTATGAATACGGCAACTGACGGGCCCCGTCAGGGCAAGGTGATCTATTCGCCAACAATCGGAAATACCGCCACCGAACCGCCCGCTGATCTGGTGCCGATCTATCACGGGCCGGACTGGGGCTATTATGTCAAAGGCCATGCCCGCGAAACAGCTCCCGACACGTTTCCCCGCTGGCCTGTCGAATTCGTGCTGCTGCCCATGACAAACCAAAACCGGGACGATGACGCCCACGAACTCATGGGTGATCTTTTGCCGTATCAGGCCGCAGGAGAGCTTTCACCGCAAAACTACCGTACAACCCTACCGGATTTCGCGCGCCCTTGGTTCTGGGATACGGCCTACCGGTTTACGATGTCGGTGCGTTTGGCCCGCGACGACATCCAAGACACGTTGCAGAATGCCAAGAAACGGGTCCAGCAATACGGGCCAAGCTATCAGGCTGCTGTGGATATAATCCGGCGCGATCAGGATGCGTTTTCCGCCTTTGTCGATGAGGTCAGCATCTGGGCCGTGTCACATGAACCGTGGGACCGGATGCGCCCTGAGGATGCCGCACAGTTGGAAACCTATTTTGCCCAAGTGCGCGACAATGGCGCAGAGCCAGGCCGCTTCAAGCCGTTCTATCAGTTCACCCAAGGTGAACTCATCAGCGTGCAGGAAGCCGCAACCGCCACGCTTGTGGCCGCTGCAAATGCAGCCCCCGAGGTCTATGCGACACTGCCTTTCGAGGTGCGCGACGATATCGACACACGTTACCGGATCGCCAATGTCGGCCGCTGGCACCAGATGTTCGGCCTTGGTTTCAAGATCGGATCGGCCGCATCAACGCACACACACCACCATCTGCTGCTGCAACTGCACTCGGACCAGCTCGTGAACTGGATGTGGGGCGACCGTGGCGTGGTGCAATTCTGGATCAGCGAAGAGGACCTCATGGCGCAGAACTGGGACGCGGTCGAGATGACGCTCGAAGAGAATTAGCGCAATCCGGCTCAATAAATACCCCACGGCGCATTCAAACAGTCAAATTGGCTTACAAACCCCTATTCAAAGGGACAAATTCCTGTCGTTCCGGCTTTCCTTTTGGAAAGCGGCTGATAAATTAACTCAGGATAAAAAATCCAACTTGGGAGAATAGTAATGAAAAAACTTATGTTGGCGACCTCTGCTGTCGCCATGATCGCTGGTGGTGCCTATGCCGCTGGTCACGCTGAAGAAGTAAAGATCGGCGTGATCCTCGGCTTCACCGGCCCGCTTGAATCGATCACACCCGCCATGGGTGCCGGTGCCGAAATGGCGATGGCCGAAGTGACTGCAGCCGGCACATTGCTGGGTGGCGCGACTGTCACTTCCGTGCGCGGCGACAGCACATGTATTGATGCGGGTGCCGCCACTGCAGCGGCCGAGCGTCTGGTCACATCCGACGCGGTTGACGCGATCATGGGTGCAGACTGTTCCGGCGTGACCGGCGCGATCCTGCAAAACGTTGCACGTCCGAACGGCGTTGTAATGATTTCGCCATCCGCAACATCGCCTGGCCTGTCGACAGCCGAAGATGACGGTCTGTTCTTCCGCACAGCCCCATCCGACGCACGTCAGGGTGTGATCATCACCGAGATCCTGCAGGACCGTGGTGTGAGCGAAGTTGCGTTGACATACACAAACAACGACTACGGCAAAGGTCTTGCCGATGCGTTCCAGGCCGCTTTTGAAGAAGCTGGCGGCACAGTCACAATTTCCGCAGCACATGAAGACGGCAAAGCCGACTACTCTGCCGAAGTGGGCGCGCTGGCATCCGCCGGTGGTGAAGTGCTGGTTGTTGCCGGCTATGTTGACCAAGGTGGTTCTGGCATCATCCGCTCATCCCTCGACAGCGGTGCGTTTGACACATTCTACCTGCCCGACGGCATGGTTGGTGCGGTTCTGAACGACAACTTCGGTGCGGAACTGAACGGGTCTTTCGGCGCCTACCCCGGCACCGATAACGCCGGTGCAGGCATTTTT encodes:
- a CDS encoding ABC transporter substrate-binding protein, producing the protein MKKLMLATSAVAMIAGGAYAAGHAEEVKIGVILGFTGPLESITPAMGAGAEMAMAEVTAAGTLLGGATVTSVRGDSTCIDAGAATAAAERLVTSDAVDAIMGADCSGVTGAILQNVARPNGVVMISPSATSPGLSTAEDDGLFFRTAPSDARQGVIITEILQDRGVSEVALTYTNNDYGKGLADAFQAAFEEAGGTVTISAAHEDGKADYSAEVGALASAGGEVLVVAGYVDQGGSGIIRSSLDSGAFDTFYLPDGMVGAVLNDNFGAELNGSFGAYPGTDNAGAGIFVELAEAAGFDGTGAFAPESYDAAALIMLAMQAAGSKDPADYKDHIFDVANAPGIEILPGELARGLELIAAGEDIDYVGASAVELIGPGESAGSYQEIEFADGVYSTINYR
- a CDS encoding DUF1963 domain-containing protein, producing MGLKLLKMILLILGIATIGLSFYAHLVNDTYLRSTAFSLLAVVLAAAYAFGMFRRKPVVKAPKAPPARKVVKDNSARQQRRPNPAPRPAPKAIVEEDDDLKDDELYIVFSRLAGHKTGDAFRVHVHEIIQKNALPNLTTEEIDRIAAEIDRRDLRGKTFKRTPGIALVRMQRADLDVEYGGTSWLGGLPTLGDTPWPRDEFGRAMHHLAQIDLDTVPDPLLPAGMPQNGALSFFMNTATDGPRQGKVIYSPTIGNTATEPPADLVPIYHGPDWGYYVKGHARETAPDTFPRWPVEFVLLPMTNQNRDDDAHELMGDLLPYQAAGELSPQNYRTTLPDFARPWFWDTAYRFTMSVRLARDDIQDTLQNAKKRVQQYGPSYQAAVDIIRRDQDAFSAFVDEVSIWAVSHEPWDRMRPEDAAQLETYFAQVRDNGAEPGRFKPFYQFTQGELISVQEAATATLVAAANAAPEVYATLPFEVRDDIDTRYRIANVGRWHQMFGLGFKIGSAASTHTHHHLLLQLHSDQLVNWMWGDRGVVQFWISEEDLMAQNWDAVEMTLEEN